A genomic region of Ictidomys tridecemlineatus isolate mIctTri1 chromosome 10, mIctTri1.hap1, whole genome shotgun sequence contains the following coding sequences:
- the LOC144367622 gene encoding speedy protein E4-like, which translates to MADQEISQSGQSPSQPSTSESHLEVVVDDEVPSPSALWVKPCLPCRKREWTSESEGDSEDDFPGIFDSALWVESGLLPETTGIKRKRESSTESEHELEDLESGLNHPWDVESLCDHKIKLKKQRMDLVQPEHHEVFNRLLEDPVVKRFLAWDKNLRVSDKYLLAMVIAYFSRAGLFSWQYRRIHFFLALYLANDMEEDNQAPKQGIFHFLYGTSYAQRPLFHKLRYQFICSMGWNTRVSREECEEIQAYDPELWVWGRDRALLA; encoded by the exons ATGGCGGATCAAGAAATCTCCCAGTCTGGGCAATCGCCTTCCCAGCCGAGCACCTCAGAATCCCACCTGGAGGTGGTGGTAGATGATGAGGTCCCAAGTCCATCAG CTCTGTGGGTAAAACCCTGCCTCCCCTGTCGGAAGAGGGAGTGGACCTCAGAATCTGAGGGAGACTCGGAGGATGATTTCCCAGGGATTTTTGATTCTGCACTCTGGGTAGAATCTGGACTCCTGCCTGAGACCACTggcataaagagaaagagagagtcctCCACTGAATCTGAGCATGAGCTGGAGGATCTGGAAAGTGGGCTAAATCACCCCTGGGATGTGGAGTCACTGTGTgaccacaaaataaaactcaaaaaacagCGCATGGACTTGGTGCAACCAGAACACCATGAGGTTTTCAACCGGCTTCTAG AGGATCCTGTTGTCAAAAGATTCCTGGCCTGGGACAAGAACCTGAGGGTGTCTGACAAG TACCTCCTGGCTATGGTCATAGCTTATTTTAGCCGAGCTGGCCTCTTCTCCTGGCAGTACCGACGAATCCACTTCTTTCTGGCCCT CTACCTGGCCAATGACATGGAGGAGGACAACCAGGCTCCTAAACAAGGCATCTTTCATTTCCTCTACGGGACGAGCTATGCCCAGCGTCCCCTGTTCCACAAACTGCGCTATCAGTTCATCTGCTCCATGGGCTGGAACACTCGGGTTTCCAGGGAGGAGTGTGAGGAG ATTCAAGCTTATGATCCGGAGCTCTGGGTGTGGGGCCGAGATCGCGCCCTCCTTGCCTAG